A part of Lacinutrix sp. 5H-3-7-4 genomic DNA contains:
- a CDS encoding ribonuclease HII, which produces MLKFNYSSFEFECGTDEAGRGCLAGPVTAAAVILPKKFKNNILNDSKKLSKGKRELLKPIIENEAICYAFTHVYENEIDEINILNASILAMQRSILELNPKPEFIIVDGNRFKPLNNIPFETIIKGDSKYLSIAAASVLAKTYRDAYMLKIHEEFPMYNWKKNKGYPTKEHREAIRKYGITKYHRKSFRLLPEQLKLEL; this is translated from the coding sequence ATGCTTAAATTTAATTATTCTTCTTTTGAATTTGAATGCGGTACAGATGAAGCCGGACGCGGCTGCCTTGCTGGACCTGTAACAGCGGCTGCTGTTATTTTACCCAAAAAATTTAAAAACAATATATTAAACGACTCTAAAAAACTTTCTAAAGGTAAACGGGAGCTTTTAAAACCTATTATAGAAAACGAAGCGATTTGTTATGCTTTTACTCATGTTTATGAAAATGAGATTGATGAAATAAACATTTTAAATGCTTCAATTTTAGCTATGCAACGTTCTATTTTAGAATTAAACCCTAAACCTGAGTTTATAATTGTTGATGGTAACAGGTTTAAGCCTTTAAATAATATTCCTTTTGAAACTATTATTAAAGGTGATAGTAAATATTTAAGTATAGCTGCAGCTTCTGTTTTAGCTAAAACATATCGTGATGCATATATGTTAAAAATTCACGAAGAGTTTCCTATGTATAATTGGAAAAAAAATAAAGGCTACCCAACTAAGGAGCACAGAGAAGCGATTAGAAAATATGGCATCACCAAATATCACAGAAAATCTTTTAGATTATTGCCAGAACAATTAAAGCTAGAATTATAG